CCACCGCACGGGATAATCCCGGTACGGGATGATCCCGTGCCGGGCCATCAAAAAAGCCCCGCCGGTTTTCCGGCGGGGCGGATATTTCAATTACGTTAGACCTCCCTGTTAGCCCCCCCCCTGTTAGACCCCCCTCAGTTAAGGATGTAGTTGTACGGGTTGACGGCTATCCCCTTTATGTGCACCTCGTAGTGGAGATGTGGGCCGGTGGAGCGGCCGGTGTTGCCTATGGCCGCTATCTTTTCACCCCTCTTTATCTTCTTGCCGACCTTGACGTAGCTCTTGGAGAGGTGCGCGTACCTCGTCTTAACCCCGTAGCCGTGGCTTACCTCGATGAGCTTACCCAGCGCGGCGGTCTTGGTGACCTTGGTCACTATCCCGTCGGCGGGGGCTATGACCTCGGTGCCCACCCTGTTGGCCACGTCAAGCCCCTTATGCCTCTGCGGGCGGCCGGTAAAGGGGTCGATCCTCTTGCCGTAGCTGGAGGTAAGCCACCCGCGGGCCGGCCATATGGAGGGCGTTGAGGCCAGGAGCGCCGACTGCTTCATGAGGTGTACCTGCAACTCCGTAAAGCTCGCCTCCTGCATGTCCGCGACGGCCTCGAGCTGGCTCAACTCCGCATGCATACGGTCGGTCATCGCGTTCCTCTTGCCATCGAGTGTGGGGAGAGCCTCGCCCTCCGGAAGCCCGCCGCCTATGCCGGTCAAGTCCTCAGGCTGGTTGGGCTTCTCGAGGTTCGCTATTATACGGAGTTTCTTGTCGAAAAGCTTGAGCTTGGAAAACTGCGCTTCGAGGTCGCCGGTTTTCTTCGAAAGTTTTTGGAGCTCTATCTTCTGGACGGTGTTCTCTTTCTTGACATTCGCAAGCTCCAGGGCCTTGGACGCCTTGTCGCCGTAGTCGTAAAAGATGTAGGAAAGCGCCAGGGCCAGTATTATAAGGAAGTTCCTGGCGGCCTTATAATAAGAAACCGGGAACTGGAACTGCCTGGGCTTATCGGTCGACTCGGGCGGTAAGATAATAATCGTGAAGCGTTTTTTAGTCAACGGTGCCTCCGGAAAACTTTTATTTACCGATACTGCATAAACCTGCTGCAACTGAATAGCCCGGCTGCATCACTTAACAGGCCTACTGCATCTAACAGGCCTACTGCATCGGTCTCACGCGCAACCCTGACCATCCCTTAGAGTGTCCCGGGTGGAAATTAAGGACGCACCTCGGCTTTTGCAACTAATAGAACCTTTCATTTTGTAACATGCGTAACCGGGGTTGTCAAGTGTTTTTAGGCCGGCCGCGCAAGTACCCTGCGCAGGTGGTTGACTTGAAACCGGCAAAGATGGTACAGTTATAAATTGGTGGCCGTTACCGTGGAGGGGGGAACTTATTGGACGTTGCAACTCAGACAGGACTGTGGGGTATGATATGGGGCGCCGGACTGGTGGTAAAGTTCGTACTGCTCCTCCTGCTCGTCGTCTCCGTACTCTCCTGGGCCATAATACTCTACAAGGTTAACCTCCTCCGGAAGGTGGAGAAAGAGACCTCGCTCTTCTACGACCTCTTCTGGAAAAAGAGGCAGTTTTCGCTGATAGCCTCGGTGGTCAAGAACTACCGCTTCACCCCCCTTGCCAAACTCTTTAGCTCCGTTCACGCAGAGCTCGGTCAGTCGGTCGCGGCCCGGGAGGGCCCGGTTGACCGGAGGACCAACATACACGCGGAAGAGATAGACCGGCTCGGGCGGCTGCTGAAAAGGACCGCCTCGGCCGAGAAGACCTCACTCGAAAAGTCCGTAACCTTCCTCGCGACCACGGGCAACACGGCCCCGTTCATAGGACTCTTCGGCACGGTCTGGGGGATAATGAACTCGTTCCGCAGCATAGGGGCCATGGGGACGGCGAGCCTGGCAGTGGTGGCCCCGGGCATAGCCGAAGCGCTCGTGGCCACGGCCATGGGGCTCTTCGCGGCGATACCGGCCGTCGTGGGATACAACCACATAATATCGAGGATAGACCGCCTGTCCGTGGAGATGGACAACTTCTCGACCGACATGCTGAACGTCATAGAAAAACAGATGAGGAAAACACAGGCGCAAAAGCACGGGGCGCTGGAGCCCGAACCCATGGAGAACTGAGAACAATGGCCGACAGGAGGGTGCTCTCACAGATAAACGTAACCCCGCTCGTGGACGTCATGCTGGTCCTCCTCATCATCTTCATGGTGACCGCGCCCATGATGCAGGAGGGCATCGAGGTCAACCTGCCCAAGGTAGAGGCCGCGGGGCTGCCCATCCCGGAGGAGCCGCTGGTGGTGACGGTCGACAAAAAGGGCAACACCTACCTTAACAGCGCAAAGCTCAAAAAAGGCACGCTCAGGAAAAAACTCGAGGCCATATACAAAAAGAGGAAGGACAAGACCATCCTGCTTAAGGC
The DNA window shown above is from Thermodesulfobacteriota bacterium and carries:
- a CDS encoding M23 family metallopeptidase, whose amino-acid sequence is MTKKRFTIIILPPESTDKPRQFQFPVSYYKAARNFLIILALALSYIFYDYGDKASKALELANVKKENTVQKIELQKLSKKTGDLEAQFSKLKLFDKKLRIIANLEKPNQPEDLTGIGGGLPEGEALPTLDGKRNAMTDRMHAELSQLEAVADMQEASFTELQVHLMKQSALLASTPSIWPARGWLTSSYGKRIDPFTGRPQRHKGLDVANRVGTEVIAPADGIVTKVTKTAALGKLIEVSHGYGVKTRYAHLSKSYVKVGKKIKRGEKIAAIGNTGRSTGPHLHYEVHIKGIAVNPYNYILN
- the tolR gene encoding protein TolR codes for the protein MADRRVLSQINVTPLVDVMLVLLIIFMVTAPMMQEGIEVNLPKVEAAGLPIPEEPLVVTVDKKGNTYLNSAKLKKGTLRKKLEAIYKKRKDKTILLKADRAVPYGFVVAAMSEIRKAGVYNIGMATEPTTGRR
- the tolQ gene encoding protein TolQ, with the protein product MIWGAGLVVKFVLLLLLVVSVLSWAIILYKVNLLRKVEKETSLFYDLFWKKRQFSLIASVVKNYRFTPLAKLFSSVHAELGQSVAAREGPVDRRTNIHAEEIDRLGRLLKRTASAEKTSLEKSVTFLATTGNTAPFIGLFGTVWGIMNSFRSIGAMGTASLAVVAPGIAEALVATAMGLFAAIPAVVGYNHIISRIDRLSVEMDNFSTDMLNVIEKQMRKTQAQKHGALEPEPMEN